A DNA window from Hordeum vulgare subsp. vulgare chromosome 1H, MorexV3_pseudomolecules_assembly, whole genome shotgun sequence contains the following coding sequences:
- the LOC123410633 gene encoding ethylene-responsive transcription factor ERF026-like — protein sequence MEQGREGLMGSMCGRRPRAETRHPVYRGVRFRAGKWVSEIRELRKHTRIWLGTYPTPEMAAAAYDAAALALRGAGTALNFPDAARSRPAPASMSADDVRAAAAAAAAAAMGSTWTSHRGDQCYDDQPRGGESHRRELDDTVGVVDEDDVFEMPRLMVSMAEGLMINPPVLGTAAADGCSAASYYAEAEDEGAVSLWDHS from the coding sequence ATGGAGCAAGGAAGGGAGGGGCTGATGGGGAGCATGTGCGGGAGGCGGCCGAGAGCGGAGACGCGCCACCCTGTGTACCGCGGCGTGCGGTTCCGGGCGGGGAAGTGGGTGTCGGAGATCCGGGAGCTGCGCAAGCACACCAGGATCTGGCTCGGCACCTACCCGACGCCCGAGATGGCCGCGGCGGCGTACGACGCGGCCGCATTGGCCCTGCGTGGCGCGGGGACAGCGCTCAACTTCCCGGACGCGGCGAGGTCGCGCCCGGCGCCGGCGTCCATGTCCGCCGACGATGTCCGTGCcgcggcggccgctgccgccgcggcCGCGATGGGCAGCACCTGGACTTCTCATCGGGGCGACCAATGCTATGATGATCAGCCGCGTGGAGGCGAGTCGCACAGGCGTGAGCTTGACGACACGGTCGGCGTCGTGGACGAGGACGACGTGTTCGAGATGCCGCGGCTGATGGTGAGCATGGCGGAGGGGCTGATGATCAACCCGCCGGTGCTGGGCACAGCGGCGGCAGACGGTTGCTCGGCGGCGTCGTACTACGCGGAAGCTGAGGATGAGGGCGCCGTGAGCTTGTGGGATCACTCTTGA